GGCCTGGTGCGCCTTGTCGGAGCCGGCGTAGACGGAGAGGTTGTGGCCGCCGGTCGGGGCGCCGGCCTTGCCGGTGGCGCCGGCCGGGACGCTGGAGATGCCGAGGTTGGCCTTGTCCTTGAAGGCGGCGCCCTTGTAGATGTTCGTCAGCTCCCACGGGCCCTGGACGATCATCGCGACCTTGCCGGTGGTGAACGCGTCCTGCATGTGGGCGTAGGAGTCGGCGGTCACATCGAGCTTGGCGACACCCGGCGAGGCGAGCAGAGCCTTGGTCGCGTCCACGGCCTTGACGGCCTCGGGCGAGTTCACCGTGATCTTCTTCGCGCCGGCGTCGACCATGTCGGTGCCCTCACCGAAGAGGAACGGGAGCTCGAAGTAGGCGTCGGCGCGGAGCCCGAAGCCGTCGACCCCGGCCTTCTCCTTGACCGCCTTGGAGACGGCCTTCACCTCGTCCCAGGTGGCCGGCGCCTTGTCGAAGCCGGCCTTCTTCAGGATTTCCTTGTTCCACATCAGGCCGAGGGAGTCGGTGACGAAGGGGGCACCGTAGGTCTTGCCCTCGTACTGGGCCTGCTTCAGGAGCGAGGGAGTGATGTCCCCGGTGTTCTTGAGCGCGTCCGTGCCGTCGAGCGGGGCCAGGAACTGCGACTTGGCCCAGGAGGCGGTCCAGCCGACCTCGGCGCGGATGATGTCGGGAGCACCCTTGCTGCCGGCCGCGGTCTGGAACTTGTTCTGCGCCTGGTCGAAGGGGACGTTGACGTACTCGACCTTGATGTCCTTGTTCGCCTTTTCGAACTCGGCGATCATCGCCTTGTACGTCGGCGCCTCGTTCGTCGCGTTCGACGTGTCCCACCAGGTCAGAGTGACCGGGCCGGCGGCCTTGTCGCCGCTGTCGTCCCCGCCGCACGCCGTCGCTGCCAGTGCCAGTGCCGCTACCAGCGCGGTGGCCGCTATGCCACGCCGCATGTGAACTCCTTAGAGATGCCCGAGATGGCGGAGGCGACCACGCCCCCTGCCGACCGCTCCCTCGCGGCGCCGGGTTCGGCAGGAACGTAACAAGGATGAAAGAGAGCGGAAAGACCTTGCGGCAATTTTCTGCAAGAGCGGGGGATCGTTACATCCACGTGTCCTGAGAGTTGCCATTGCATCGCTTGACGGCGGCCACTTCGGCCGCTCCAGGCGCTTCACAGAGTGCTGCAAACGTCTTTCGCAAGGTCTTGCAGGGCTGATATTTTGGTCCCCGAAGCACCGTCACCCCGGGCCCGCACCCACGTTGACCTCGTTAGTTGTACGTCCCCCCCGCCCCCGCACCGTACGAGAGGGACCCATATGACACACGAACTCACTTCCGCGGTCGGTCTCCCCGGCCCCACCGCAGCCGAGGCGCCGCGCCCTGCAAGCTCTTCCATCAAGAGCAGCGACTGGTGGCGCGATGCCGTCATCTACCAGGTGTACGTGCGTTCCTTCGCCGACAGCGACGGCGACGGCGTAGGAGATCTGCGCGGAGCCACCCGGCGCCTGCCCCATCTCGCCCAGCTCGGCATCGACGCCGTATGGCTCACGCCCTTCTACGCCTCCCCGCAGGCCGACGGCGGCTACGACGTGGCCGACTACCGGGCCGTGGACCCGCTCTTCGGGGATCTCGCCGACGCCGACGATCTCGTACGCAGCGCCCACCAGCTGGGCCTGAAAGTGATCGTGGACGTCGTCCCGAACCACACATCGGACCGGCACCCGTGGTTCTCGGCCGCGCTCGCGGACCGGGACGGGGGTGCGGCCCGCGAGCGCTATCACTTCCGCCCCGGCAAGGGCGCGGCCGGCGAGCTGCCGCCGAACGACTGGGAGTCGGTCTTCGGCGGTCCCGCCTGGACCCGCACGCCGGACGGGGCCTGGTACCTCCACCTCTTCGCACCCGAGCAGCCCGACCTCAACTGGGAGAACGCGGAGGTGCACGAGGAGTTCGACTCGGTTCTGCGCTTCTGGCTGGACCTCGGCGTCGACGGCTTCCGCATCGATGTCGCGCACGGCATGGTCAAGGCCGCCGGACTGCCGGACATCGGCCACAAGGAACAGGCCAGGCTGATCGGTTCCCAGACGCTGCCCTTCTTCGACCAGGACGGGGTGCACGAGATCCACCGCTCCTGGCGCAGGCTCCTCGACTCCTACCCCGGGGAGCGGATCGGTGTCGCCGAGGCCTGGGCGCCCAGCCCGGACCGGCTCGCGCTGTACGTACGTCCCGACGAACTGCACCAGGCCTTCAACTTCCAGTTCCTGCGGTGCCCGTGGGACCCGGAGGCGATGCGCAACGTGATCGACGAGTCACTCGCCGCCACCGCCTCGGTGGGGGCGCCCACCACCTGGGTGCTCTCCAACCACGACGTGGTCCGCCACCCCACCCGCTACGGCGGCGGGGAGCGGGGGCTGCGCCGCGCCCGCGCGGCCGCGCTGCTGATGCTCGCACTGCCCGGCTCGACGTACATCTACCAGGGCGAGGAGCTCGGACTGCCCGAGGTCACCGATCTGCCGAGCGAGGTGCGCCAGGACCCCGCCTTCTTCCGCGC
The Streptomyces lunaelactis genome window above contains:
- a CDS encoding extracellular solute-binding protein, translated to MRRGIAATALVAALALAATACGGDDSGDKAAGPVTLTWWDTSNATNEAPTYKAMIAEFEKANKDIKVEYVNVPFDQAQNKFQTAAGSKGAPDIIRAEVGWTASWAKSQFLAPLDGTDALKNTGDITPSLLKQAQYEGKTYGAPFVTDSLGLMWNKEILKKAGFDKAPATWDEVKAVSKAVKEKAGVDGFGLRADAYFELPFLFGEGTDMVDAGAKKITVNSPEAVKAVDATKALLASPGVAKLDVTADSYAHMQDAFTTGKVAMIVQGPWELTNIYKGAAFKDKANLGISSVPAGATGKAGAPTGGHNLSVYAGSDKAHQAAAQKFVGFMTSGETQAKIALKNGTLPTRTSAYTAEVKATPGITEFQAVLAGSARPRPELPEYSSLFADLGTNLTAILQGKVTTQKGLDTTAESYKKLLKDFS
- a CDS encoding glycoside hydrolase family 13 protein, whose protein sequence is MTHELTSAVGLPGPTAAEAPRPASSSIKSSDWWRDAVIYQVYVRSFADSDGDGVGDLRGATRRLPHLAQLGIDAVWLTPFYASPQADGGYDVADYRAVDPLFGDLADADDLVRSAHQLGLKVIVDVVPNHTSDRHPWFSAALADRDGGAARERYHFRPGKGAAGELPPNDWESVFGGPAWTRTPDGAWYLHLFAPEQPDLNWENAEVHEEFDSVLRFWLDLGVDGFRIDVAHGMVKAAGLPDIGHKEQARLIGSQTLPFFDQDGVHEIHRSWRRLLDSYPGERIGVAEAWAPSPDRLALYVRPDELHQAFNFQFLRCPWDPEAMRNVIDESLAATASVGAPTTWVLSNHDVVRHPTRYGGGERGLRRARAAALLMLALPGSTYIYQGEELGLPEVTDLPSEVRQDPAFFRAAGQDGFRDGCRVPIPWSGHKAPFGFGPGSSWLPQPDSWRELSVEAQTGDPCSTLELYRSALTLRRELPGGPMRWLPAPDGVLALSRPGIVCTLNTTASEIELPLPGRPLLSSVPLEPTGDTAPLEPTGDTARIPADSCAWWAI